One Elephas maximus indicus isolate mEleMax1 chromosome X, mEleMax1 primary haplotype, whole genome shotgun sequence DNA segment encodes these proteins:
- the CD40LG gene encoding CD40 ligand → MIETYSQPSPRSVTTGPPVSMKIFMYLLTIFLITQMIGSALFAVYLHRRLDKIEDERNLHEDFVFMKMIQRCAKGEGSLSLLNCEQIKNQFGGFVKDIMRNEEAKKKEKTFEMQKGDQEPQIAAHVISDASSKTASVLQWAEKGYYTMSTKLVELKYKKQLTVQRQGLYYIYAQVTFCSNREASGQMPFIASLCLRSPSESERILLRAANTHSSSKPCGQQSIHLGGVFELQPGASVFVNVTDPSQVSHGTGFTSFGLLKL, encoded by the exons ATGATCGAAACTTATAGCCAACCTTCTCCCCGGTCTGTGACTACTGGACCTCCCGTCAGTATgaaaatttttatgtatttacttaCTATTTTTCTTATCACCCAGATGATTGGGTCAGCACTTTTTGCTGTGTATCTTCACAGAAGGTTGGACAAG atagaagatgaaaggaatctCCATGAAGATTTTGTGTTCATGAAAATGATACAGAGATGCGCCAAAGGAGAGGGGTCCTTATCCTTGCTGAACTGTGAGCAAATTAAAAACCAGTTCGGAGGTTTTGTCAAG GATATAATGCGAAATGAAGAGgcgaagaagaaagaaaaaacttttgAAATGCAAAAAG GTGATCAGGAGCCTCAAATTGCAGCCCATGTCATAAGTGATGCCAGTAGTAAAACAGCATCTG TTCTCCAGTGGGCCGAAAAAGGATATTACACCATGAGCACCAAGTTGGTAGAACTCAAATATAAGAAGCAGCTGACCGTTCAAAGACAAGGGCTGTATTATATCTATGCCCAAGTCACCTTCTGTTCCAATCGGGAAGCTTCGGGACAAATGCCATTTATAGCTAGCCTCTGCCTGAGGTCCCCAAGTGAATCTGAAAGAATCTTACTCAGAGCAGCAAATACCCACAGTTCCTCCAAGCCTTGCGGACAACAATCCATCCACTTGGGAGGAGTTTTTGAATTGCAACCAGGTGCTTCGGTATTTGTCAacgtgactgacccaagccaagtGAGTCACGGGACTGGCTTCACGTCTTTCGGCCTACTCAAACTCTGA